From Astyanax mexicanus isolate ESR-SI-001 chromosome 13, AstMex3_surface, whole genome shotgun sequence, the proteins below share one genomic window:
- the LOC103045636 gene encoding G protein-coupled receptor 8, producing the protein MNKESAPWLAPPHCNLSDGCCLAQNCTSLNSEVSIWPSLVYSLICVVGLAGNTAVICVIARTPRMRSVTNVFILNLAIADDLFVLVLPASIVEHVLRRWPFGDLVCKAVLSIDHYNIFSSVYFVALMSVDRYAVVASALHSRCLVWRTRRLAWMLSVCVWVLVVLLVLPFTFFASVYVNPDDDTPSCVLTLPSPEPVWFAASRIYSLVLSFLLPVSTICILYGLMLHKLKRASGKALDRAKRKMTVMVSVVLAVCLLCWTPFHLSTVVALTTELPGTPLLAGLSYFITCLSYANSCLNPFLYAFLDDSFRREFRKMLTFRMGTNS; encoded by the coding sequence ATGAACAAAGAGTCTGCGCCCTGGCTTGCGCCCCCTCACTGCAACCTTTCTGATGGCTGTTGTCTTGCTCAAAACTGCACAAGCTTGAATTCAGAGGTCTCCATATGGCCTTCACTCGTCTACTCGCTGATCTGTGTGGTGGGACTTGCAGGCAACACGGCGGTTATCTGTGTGATCGCGAGAACGCCTCGCATGAGGAGCGTGACCAACGTGTTCATCCTGAACCTGGCCATCGCTGATGACCTGTTTGTGCTGGTGCTGCCTGCCAGCATTGTCGAGCATGTGCTGCGCCGCTGGCCCTTTGGTGACCTTGTGTGCAAGGCAGTGCTCTCCATTGACCACTACAACATCTTCTCCAGCGTCTACTTCGTGGCGCTGATGAGCGTGGACCGGTACGCTGTGGTGGCGTCTGCCCTGCACTCGAGGTGTCTGGTGTGGAGAACGCGCCGGCTAGCCTGgatgctcagtgtgtgtgtttgggtgctgGTTGTACTCCTCGTATTGCCCTTCACCTTCTTTGCGAGTGTCTATGTAAACCCTGATGATGACACACCGAGCTGTGTGCTCACGTTGCCCAGCCCTGAACCCGTCTGGTTCGCTGCCAGCCGCATCTACTCGCTCGTGCTCAGCTTCTTACTACCTGTGTCCACCATCTGCATCCTGTACGGCCTGATGCTCCACAAGCTGAAGCGTGCTAGTGGTAAAGCGTTAGACAGAGCCAAGAGGAAGATGACCGTGATGGTGTCCGTGGTGCTGGCTGTGTGTCTGCTCTGCTGGACCCCCTTCCACCTGAGCACAGTGGTTGCCCTCACCACAGAGCTGCCCGGCACCCCACTTCTGGCAGGGCTCTCATACTTCATCACGTGCCTGAGCTACGCCAACTCCTGCCTCAACCCCTTCCTCTACGCCTTCCTGGACGACAGCTTCAGGAGGGAGTTTAGGAAAATGCTGACCTTCAGGATGGGAACGAATTCTTGA